The Pseudanabaena sp. PCC 6802 genomic interval AGTGACTGCAAAAAATTCTGGCTAAACTTGCCCTTAAATGCAGCCTATCGATCGAGAGCGCCAAATTAAGCAAAGCTAAGCTCCAACAGCGATAGGTCATCCTCAAGCTTATCGCCATGTTTTGCTGTCAGCGTAGCCTTGTGTAAGGCTATATCGAGACTATTTTCGCCCTGCCCCACAGGAGATATCAGGGCATCGATCAAACTGTCCAGCCCCCACAGTGAATCATCTGCTTGCGCGATCTCATAGGCACCATCGCTAAACAGGTAAAGCTTGCTACCAGGGGGAATATTGCAAATTTTGGTTTCAAATTCGACATCAGATATCATTCCAATTGGTAAGCCACTAGTTTTGAGCTTCACGATCTCTTTGCCATCAGGACTATCGTTCGAGTTATTTACTAATATGGCAGGTGGATGACCGCCACTGGAATAGGCTAATTGTTGATTAGATTTGTTATAGACCCCGTACCAGATTGTAAAGTACATATCTTGATGTCCCGACATCTGGAAATAGTCGTTTAGCGCGCTCAGTACTTCATGGGGTTGGCTCAGATCTGTCGATCCCAGTATCTGGGCGCTCCCCTTTTGGCCGCTCGTGCGTAGAAGGTTTAACACGGACACCGATAATAGCGCTGCCCCTACGCCATGCCCGGCAACATCGAGCAGGTAGAATACTAAGCGATCTCGATCCAGCCAGTAATAGTCAAAACAGTCTCCTCCTAATTGTGCTGATGGCAAAAAACAGGAACGGGTAGCGATCTGACCTTCAAGAGGATGTGGCAGTAGCGATCGCACGTAGGCTGCCGCTTGCGCTAATTCCGCTTCTAAATATTGTTTCTGCACCTGTAGAGCATGATTGGCTTGGTATAACCGCAAACCAGCTCTAACCCTCGCTTTTAGTTCATTTAGATCGGGTGGCTTTGATAGAAAATCATCTGCCCCATTTTCTAAGCCCTGGACTATATCGACCACCTGATCGCGGGCAGTAAGCAAGATAAAATAGGTATTGGCTAAGGTATCTTCGGTTTTGACATGGCGGCATACTTCCAGCCCATCCATCATCGGCATCATCCAATCACAAACGATCAGAGCCGGACGCAACCTTAGTGCTTCTTTCAGACCTTCTTCTCCGTTGGTAGCAACAAAGA includes:
- a CDS encoding PP2C family protein-serine/threonine phosphatase, whose translation is MCQILIVDDDPTMRLTLSRSLKKQGYEVFVATNGEEGLKEALRLRPALIVCDWMMPMMDGLEVCRHVKTEDTLANTYFILLTARDQVVDIVQGLENGADDFLSKPPDLNELKARVRAGLRLYQANHALQVQKQYLEAELAQAAAYVRSLLPHPLEGQIATRSCFLPSAQLGGDCFDYYWLDRDRLVFYLLDVAGHGVGAALLSVSVLNLLRTSGQKGSAQILGSTDLSQPHEVLSALNDYFQMSGHQDMYFTIWYGVYNKSNQQLAYSSGGHPPAILVNNSNDSPDGKEIVKLKTSGLPIGMISDVEFETKICNIPPGSKLYLFSDGAYEIAQADDSLWGLDSLIDALISPVGQGENSLDIALHKATLTAKHGDKLEDDLSLLELSFA